A single Natranaerobius thermophilus JW/NM-WN-LF DNA region contains:
- the rnpA gene encoding ribonuclease P protein component — MSQIVTLKKNYQFRRVFRYGQSYATKYIVLFVLENSLNINRVGFSVGKKVGNSVTRNRVKRLLREVYRLNNPNMMQGYDLILLARFRADELDYHKCQREFIRLTKKSKLLQKNVI; from the coding sequence ATGTCCCAAATAGTAACTCTTAAAAAAAATTATCAATTTAGACGTGTATTTAGATACGGCCAATCCTATGCAACCAAGTATATAGTGTTATTTGTTTTGGAAAATTCTCTTAATATTAATCGTGTTGGTTTTTCTGTAGGTAAAAAAGTAGGAAATAGTGTAACTAGAAACAGGGTTAAACGGTTACTGCGAGAAGTTTATCGTTTAAATAACCCCAACATGATGCAGGGATATGATCTGATTTTATTGGCCAGATTTAGAGCTGACGAATTAGATTATCATAAATGTCAGAGGGAATTTATAAGATTAACAAAAAAGTCTAAATTATTACAAAAAAATGTGATATGA
- the rpmH gene encoding 50S ribosomal protein L34 has product MKRTYQPKKRQRKKEHGFRKRMKTKAGRNILRNRRRKGRKTLSA; this is encoded by the coding sequence ATGAAACGAACCTATCAACCAAAGAAAAGACAAAGAAAAAAAGAACATGGTTTTCGTAAACGCATGAAAACTAAGGCGGGACGAAATATCCTTCGTAACAGAAGAAGAAAAGGTAGAAAAACACTTTCTGCTTAA